Proteins co-encoded in one Malus sylvestris chromosome 7, drMalSylv7.2, whole genome shotgun sequence genomic window:
- the LOC126630719 gene encoding UDP-glucuronic acid decarboxylase 5: protein MAANGDHQSTPKPPPSPSPLRNAKFFQANMRILVTGGAGFIGSHLVDKLMENEKNEVIVADNYFTGSKDNLKKWIGHPRFELIRHDVTEPLLIEVDQIYHLACPASPIFYKYNPVKTIKTNVIGTLNMLGLAKRVGARILLTSTSEVYGDPLIHPQTESYWGNVNPIGVRSCYDEGKRVAETLMFDYHRQHGIEIRIARIFNTYGPRMNIDDGRVVSNFIAQAIRNDPLTVQAPGTQTRSFCYVSDMVDGLIRLMQGDNTGPINIGNPGEFTMLELAENVKELINPKVEIIMVENTPDDPRQRKPDISKAKELLGWEPKVKLREGLPLMEDDFRARLGVLKS, encoded by the exons ATGGCTGCAAATGGGGATCACCAAAGCACTCCAAAGCCACCTCCAAGCCCCTCTCCTTTGAGAAATGCCAAGTTTTTCCAG GCCAATATGAGAATTTTGGTTACTGGAGGAGCCGGATTCATCGGGTCTCACCTAGTGGACAAATTGATGGAAAACGAAAAGAATGAG GTGATTGTTGCGGATAATTACTTCACTGGCTCAAAGGACAACCTGAAGAAATGGATCGGTCATCCAAGATTTGAACTCATTCGTCATG ATGTCACAGAGCCTCTGCTAATTGAGGTTGACCAAATATACCATCTTGCCTGCCCTGCTTCCCCAATCTTCTACAAGTACAATCCTGTAAAG ACAATAAAGACAAATGTGATTGGTACATTGAACATGCTGGGACTTGCCAAGCGAGTCGGAGCAAG GATTTTGCTTACCTCTACTTCGGAGGTGTACGGAGATCCTCTCATTCACCCCCAGACTGAGAGCTATTGGGGAAATGTGAATCCGATTG GAGTTAGGAGTTGCTATGACGAGGGAAAGCGAGTTGCTGAAACTTTGATGTTTGATTATCACAGGCAGCATGGCATAG AGATAAGGATTGCTAGGATCTTCAACACTTATGGACCTCGCATGAATATCGATGATGGTCGTGTTGTCAGCAATTTCATAGCCCAAGCTATCCG TAACGATCCCTTGACTGTTCAAGCGCCTGGGACTCAAACACGGAGTTTCTGCTATGTGTCGGACATG GTCGATGGCCTTATTCGACTTATGCAAGGGGACAACACTGGACCTATCAACATTGGGAATCCAG GTGAATTTACAATGCTTGAACTTGCAGAGAATGTCAAGGAG CTTATCAATCCTAAGGTAGAGATCATAATGGTTGAAAACACACCTGATGATCCTCGCCAAAGGAAGCCTGACATCTCGAAAGCGAAGGAGCTGCTGGGATGGGAACCAAAGGTCAAGTTGCGCGAAGGTCTTCCCCTCATGGAGGATGATTTTCGCGCAAGACTTGGTGTCCTCAAAAGTTAG
- the LOC126630717 gene encoding methionine--tRNA ligase, chloroplastic/mitochondrial-like: protein MAAAAAAAARINFFLNHTNPLNSKATAHLKTDLRFQRRRPKTTSFCTRASAAPFHDESSAAGGSDPFVLTTPLYYVNAPPHLGSAYTTIAADAIARFQRLLGKKVIFVTGTDEHGEKIAAAAATNASTPAQHCDLISQSYISLWKQLDISYDKFIRTTDPKHEAIVKEFYARVLANGDIYRADYEGLYCVNCEEYKDEKELLENNCCPTHLKPCVARKEDNYFFALSKYQKSLEETLATNPNFVQPSFRLNEVQGWVKNGLRDFSISRALVDWGIPVPNDSKQTIYVWFDALLGYISALSEDTEQPDLERAISSGWPASLHLIGKDILRFHAVYWSAMLMSAGLGLPKMVFGHGFLTKDGMKMGKSLGNTIEPNDLVQKFGSDAVRYFFLREVEFGNDGDYSEERFINIVNAHLANSIGNLLNRTLGLLKKNCQSTLPVDSSIAVEGTTFKDTVEKLVEKARVHYGDLSLSSACEAVLEISHTGNLYMDERAPWSLFKQGGAASEAAAKDLVIILEAMRIIAIALSPVAPSLSWRIYGQLGYSKDQFDAATWSDTTWGGLKSGQVLEQPKPIFTRIENPTEEENGKEAPKKVVKKEKLPQAKRAVEA, encoded by the exons ATGGCAGCGGCAGCAGCGGCGGCGGCGAGAATAAACTTCTTCTTAAACCACACAAATCCCCTCAACTCCAAAGCCACCGCCCATCTCAAAACTGACCTCCGCTTCCAACGAAGACGACCCAAAACTACGTCGTTCTGCACCCGCGCCTCTGCTGCTCCCTTCCACGACGAATCATCCGCCGCCGGAGGCAGTGATCCTTTTGTCCTCACCACTCCGCTCTATTACGTGAACGCCCCTCCCCATTTGGGCAGCGCTTACACCACCATCGCCGCCGACGCCATTGCTCGATTTCAGCGGCTGTTGGGTAAGAAAGTCATCTTCGTCACCGGAACTGACGAGCACGGTGAGAAGATTGCGGCCGCCGCCGCTACTAATGCGTCCACTCCAGCTCAACACTGCGATCTCATTTCACAATCTTACATTTCGCTCTGGAAACAG TTAGATATATCGTATGACAAGTTCATTCGGACTACCGACCCCAAGCATGAGGCTATTGTCAAGGAATTTTACGCCAGAGTTCTTGCCAATGGAGACATTTACAGGGCTGACTACGAGGGACTTTATTGTGTCAACTGTGAAGAGTATAAG GATGAGAAAGAACTACTTGAGAACAACTGTTGTCCTACGCACCTAAAGCCATGTGTTGCAAGAAAAGAAGACAATTACTTCTTTGCATTGTCCAAGTATCAAAAATCGTTGGAAGAAACTTTGGCAACAAATCCTAATTTTGTACAGCCTTCATTCCGTCTTAATGAG GTTCAAGGTTGGGTTAAAAATGGCCTAAGAGACTTTTCCATTTCTCGAGCATTAGTGGATTGGGGCATCCCTGTTCCTAATGACAGCAAGCAAACAATATATGTTTGGTTTGATGCTTTACTGGG tTATATATCAGCATTATCAGAGGATACGGAGCAACCCGATTTGGAAAGAGCCATTTCATCAGGGTGGCCTGCCTCACTACACTTGATTGGCAAG GATATTTTACGTTTCCATGCAGTTTACTGGTCAGCTATGCTAATGTCTGCGGGACTAGGTCTTCCTAAGATGGTGTTTGGCCATGGATTCTTGACAAAG GATGGTATGAAGATGGGGAAGTCGCTTGGGAATACGATTGAACCAAATGATTTGGTTCAGAAATTCGGGTCTGATGCGGTCAGGTACTTCTTCCTAAGAGAGGTGGAATTTGGAAATGATGGGGACTATTCAGAAGAACGTTTCATCAATATTGTCAATGCTCATCTTGCAAATTCAATTG GAAACCTGCTTAACCGTACTCTGGGACTTCTTAAGAAAAACTGCCAATCAACTTTGCCTGTTGATTCAAGTATTGCAGTTGAAGGAACTACGTTCAAGGACACAGTGGAGAAATTG GTTGAAAAAGCTCGGGTTCACTATGGAGACCTCTCGCTGTCATCAGCTTGTGAGGCTGTGCTAGAGATCAGCCATACTGGAAATTTATACATGGATGAGCGTGCACCATGGTCACTCTTTAAGCAAGGGGGTGCTGCTTCTGAAGCTGCCGCAAAG GACCTTGTGATAATACTAGAAGCAATGAGGATTATAGCAATTGCATTATCACCCGTCGCGCCTAGCTTAAGCTGGAGAATATATGGACAGCTTGGCTACTCAAAGGATCAGTTTGATGCTGCTACCTGG AGCGACACCACGTGGGGCGGGTTAAAGAGTGGTCAGGTCTTGGAGCAGCCTAAACCGATCTTTACAAGGATTGAAAACCCAACAGAAGAAGAAAACGGGAAGGAAGCACCTAAAAAGGTGGTGAAAAAGGAGAAGCTACCCCAAGCCAAACGGGCGGTTGAAGCTTAA